The following coding sequences lie in one Anguilla anguilla isolate fAngAng1 chromosome 14, fAngAng1.pri, whole genome shotgun sequence genomic window:
- the LOC118213304 gene encoding betaine--homocysteine S-methyltransferase 1-like produces MAPGKKGILERLNAGEIVIGDGGFVFALEKRGYVKAGPWTPEAAVTHPEAVRQLHREFLRAGSNVMQTFTFYASDDKLENRGNNLRLTGQQVNEAACDLAREVANEGDALVAGGVSQTPSYLSCKSESEVKAIFKKQMDVFMKKNVDFLIAEYFEHVEEAEWAVQVLKTSGKPVAASLCIGPEGDLNGVSPGDCAVKLVKAGAQIVGINCHFDPMTCVKTVKLMKEGVEHAGLKAHYMVQPLAYHTPDCSCQGFIDLPEFPFALEPRILTRWDMHKYAREAYKVGIRYIGGCCGFEPYHTRALSEELAPERGFLPAASEKHGMWGSALEMHTKPWVRARSRRDYWENILPASGRPTCPSFSTPENWGVTKGHADLIQHKEATSAEEIRQLMEKQKKAKTSVK; encoded by the exons GGCATTCTTGAGCGCCTGAACGCGGGCGAGATTGTGATTGGTGATGGCGGCTTTGTGTTTGCCCTGGAGAAGAGGGGGTACGTGAAGGCCGGCCCTTGGACTCCTGAAGCCGCGGTTACGCACCCTGAAGCTG TTCGACAGTTGCACCGGGAGTTCTTGAGAGCAGGGTCTAATGTCATGCAAACATTTACATTCTACGCCAGCGATGACAAACTTGAGAACAGGGGGAACAACCTGCGCCTCACT GGACAGCAAGTCAACGAGGCTGCTTGTGACCTTGCCAGGGAGGTGGCCAATGAGGGAGATGCCTTAGTTGCAGGTGGAGTCTCTCAGACCCCTTCCTACTTGAGCtgtaagagtgagagtgaggtaAAGGCCATCTTCAAAAAACAGATGGACGTCTTTATGAAGAAGAACGTGGACTTTTTGATTGCTGAG TACTTTGAGCATGTGGAGGAGGCTGAGTGGGCCGTCCAGGTTCTGAAGACTAGTGGGAAGCCTGTCGCTGCCAGCCTGTGCATTGGACCTGAAGGAGATCTGAATGGAGTCAGTCCTGGAGACTGCGCAGTCAAGCTGGTGAAGGCTG GTGCCCAGATTGTTGGAATCAACTGCCACTTTGACCCCATGACCTGTGTGAAGACTGTGAAGCTCATGAAGGAGGGAGTAGAGCATGCTGGGCTCAAAGCTCACTATATGGTCCAGCCCTTAGCCTACCACACCCCTGACTGCAGCTGCCAGGGCTTCATTGACCTGCCAGAGTTCCCCTTTG CATTGGAGCCCAGAATCCTGACCAGATGGGACATGCACAAATATGCCAGAGAGGCGTACAAAGTGGGCATTCGCTACATTGGGGGCTGCTGCGGGTTTGAGCCCTACCACACCCGTGCACTGTCAGAGGAGCTGGCACCTGAGAGAGGCTTCCTGCCCGCTGCATCTGAGAAACATGGCATGTGGGGCAGCGCCCTGGAGATGCACACCAAGCCCTGGGTTCGAGCCAG gtCACGCCGTGATTATTGGGAGAATATTCTACCGGCTTCTGGACGACCAACTTGTCCTTCTTTCTCCACTCCTGAGAACTGGGGAGTGACCAAGGGTCACGCTGACCTGATCCAACACAAGGAGGCCACCAGTGCGGAGGAGATCCGCCAGCTGATGGAGAAACAGAAGAAGGCCAAGACCAGCGTCAAATGA